Proteins encoded in a region of the Dreissena polymorpha isolate Duluth1 chromosome 6, UMN_Dpol_1.0, whole genome shotgun sequence genome:
- the LOC127834457 gene encoding uncharacterized protein LOC127834457 isoform X3, with amino-acid sequence MEDMPATEGSINSGCDTDAAGIFDDSNLACSPSAIEAHCSMKRSDVETSQEQELQHASNMTSSRSTISNQSNGSMRSAAYRVDIADLSGEESFNLTTTHLKRCKRQVLRPYWRLLMFIGWRGFGREYVNSGSVGWKVLNTVYPMFIVVMLFYTYCYEIVACQWKLNIYKDTQVATTPITTTAGPVHNLTTPGAYPIITIEPAEVIALAENLTRSKEVYPMACEHIITTYVVPNSLHFVAFMMGLVHFRVQENEHLYALMENVFLQASPLHSRSASQQKLIRNMRGFFIVGAAWILITLAMQGLYEWAYDFPKLAFFVKTGPLLHWFLFCIELVGMSIVNSIFVAVVTNYFTQCQMILFYVRGIAFKLQEKSIDLKTAMKNIVSVKTNLSILNGPIARMTALVSVIFAELTIIGVSILVLNKNDHYKVWVYRAFYPVVWFIILSLPLMQAARVNSTCNRFQRIALETRVFGYKNCSLLELDSFLNFVFHARLRAKLFHFPILPKYLIAIVVLSLFVLLILLQTGTIGKTQLF; translated from the exons ATG GAAGACATGCCCGCTACTGAGGGCTCTATCAATAGTGGATGTGACACAGATGCTGCTGGAATCTTCGATGACTCCAATCTGGCATGTTCCCCCAGTGCAATTGAGGCTCATTGCTCCATGAAGCGATCAGACGTTGAGACGAGTCAGGAACAGGAGTTGCAGCATGCAAGTAACATGACCTCGTCCAGGTCAACAATCTCCAACCAATCAAACGGCTCAATGAGGTCTGCCGCATATAGGGTGGAT ATTGCAGACCTTAGTGGTGAGGAGAGTTTCAACCTGACCACAACACACCTGAAGAGGTGCAAGAGACAGGTGTTGCGGCCCTACTGGAGACTGCTCATGTTT ATTGGCTGGCGAGGTTTTGGCCGGGAGTACGTGAACAGTGGCAGTGTAGGGTGGAAGGTTCTCAACACCGTGTATCCAATGTTCATCGTTGTCATGTTGTTCTATACTTACTGCTACGAGATCGTTGCCTGTCAGTGGAAACTCAATATCTACAAGGACACTCAG GTTGCAACAACCCCTATCACAACAACGGCAGGCCCCGTACACAATCTTACGACCCCCGGGGCCTATCCCATCATAACCATAGAGCCAGCGGAGGTCATAGCCCTTGCTGAGAATCTCACGAGATCAAAAGAAGTTTACCCGATGGCTTGTGAACACATCATCACGACTTACGTTGTACCCAACAGTCTCCATTTTGTGGCCTTTATGATGGGACTCGTGCATTTCAGAGTGCAGGAAAATGAGCACCTGTATGCGTTGATGGAAAAT GTGTTTCTGCAAGCCAGTCCTCTTCATTCTAGATCTGCCTCACAGCAAAAACTCATTAGAAACATGAG AGGTTTCTTTATAGTTGGGGCAGCATGGATCTTGATCACACTAGCGATGCAGGGACTCTATGAATGGGCTTATGATTTTCCCAAGCTTGCATTCTTTGTGAAGACAGG GCCGTTGTTACACTGGTTCCTGTTCTGTATTGAGCTGGTAGGGATGTCCATCGTGAACTCCATATTTGTAGCCGTGGTTACCAACTACTTCACTCAGTGCCAGATGATCCTGTTCTATGTACGGGGCATCGCCTTTAAACTGCAGGAGAAGTCCATAGATCTTAAAACCGCCATGAAG AATATAGTGTCAGTGAAGACAAACCTGAGTATTCTGAACGGACCCATAGCCAGGATGACGGCCCTGGTCTCTGTGATATTTGCAGAGCTCACCATCATAG GAGTGAGCATCCTGGTACTCAACAAGAACGACCACTACAAAGTGTGGGTGTACCGAGCCTTCTACCCTGTGGTGTGGTTCATCATACTGTCTCTGCCTCTCATGCAG GCTGCTAGAGTGAACTCGACGTGCAATCGTTTCCAGAGGATAGCTCTAGAGACTCGAGTGTTTGGCTACAAGAACTGCTCTCTTCTCGAACTTGACTCATTTCTCAACTTTGTCTTCCATGCAAGACTAAGG GCCAAGCTGTTCCATTTTCCAATCCTACCAAAGTATCTGATAGCAATAGTTGTGTTGTCACTGTTtgtgctgctgatactgctacagACTGGAACCATAGGCAAAACCCAACTGTTCTGA
- the LOC127834457 gene encoding uncharacterized protein LOC127834457 isoform X1, whose translation MGDGIYKYDLLLDVETGLQKTGQCLRDQEVWHEDMPATEGSINSGCDTDAAGIFDDSNLACSPSAIEAHCSMKRSDVETSQEQELQHASNMTSSRSTISNQSNGSMRSAAYRVDIADLSGEESFNLTTTHLKRCKRQVLRPYWRLLMFIGWRGFGREYVNSGSVGWKVLNTVYPMFIVVMLFYTYCYEIVACQWKLNIYKDTQVATTPITTTAGPVHNLTTPGAYPIITIEPAEVIALAENLTRSKEVYPMACEHIITTYVVPNSLHFVAFMMGLVHFRVQENEHLYALMENVFLQASPLHSRSASQQKLIRNMRGFFIVGAAWILITLAMQGLYEWAYDFPKLAFFVKTGPLLHWFLFCIELVGMSIVNSIFVAVVTNYFTQCQMILFYVRGIAFKLQEKSIDLKTAMKNIVSVKTNLSILNGPIARMTALVSVIFAELTIIGVSILVLNKNDHYKVWVYRAFYPVVWFIILSLPLMQAARVNSTCNRFQRIALETRVFGYKNCSLLELDSFLNFVFHARLRAKLFHFPILPKYLIAIVVLSLFVLLILLQTGTIGKTQLF comes from the exons GAAGACATGCCCGCTACTGAGGGCTCTATCAATAGTGGATGTGACACAGATGCTGCTGGAATCTTCGATGACTCCAATCTGGCATGTTCCCCCAGTGCAATTGAGGCTCATTGCTCCATGAAGCGATCAGACGTTGAGACGAGTCAGGAACAGGAGTTGCAGCATGCAAGTAACATGACCTCGTCCAGGTCAACAATCTCCAACCAATCAAACGGCTCAATGAGGTCTGCCGCATATAGGGTGGAT ATTGCAGACCTTAGTGGTGAGGAGAGTTTCAACCTGACCACAACACACCTGAAGAGGTGCAAGAGACAGGTGTTGCGGCCCTACTGGAGACTGCTCATGTTT ATTGGCTGGCGAGGTTTTGGCCGGGAGTACGTGAACAGTGGCAGTGTAGGGTGGAAGGTTCTCAACACCGTGTATCCAATGTTCATCGTTGTCATGTTGTTCTATACTTACTGCTACGAGATCGTTGCCTGTCAGTGGAAACTCAATATCTACAAGGACACTCAG GTTGCAACAACCCCTATCACAACAACGGCAGGCCCCGTACACAATCTTACGACCCCCGGGGCCTATCCCATCATAACCATAGAGCCAGCGGAGGTCATAGCCCTTGCTGAGAATCTCACGAGATCAAAAGAAGTTTACCCGATGGCTTGTGAACACATCATCACGACTTACGTTGTACCCAACAGTCTCCATTTTGTGGCCTTTATGATGGGACTCGTGCATTTCAGAGTGCAGGAAAATGAGCACCTGTATGCGTTGATGGAAAAT GTGTTTCTGCAAGCCAGTCCTCTTCATTCTAGATCTGCCTCACAGCAAAAACTCATTAGAAACATGAG AGGTTTCTTTATAGTTGGGGCAGCATGGATCTTGATCACACTAGCGATGCAGGGACTCTATGAATGGGCTTATGATTTTCCCAAGCTTGCATTCTTTGTGAAGACAGG GCCGTTGTTACACTGGTTCCTGTTCTGTATTGAGCTGGTAGGGATGTCCATCGTGAACTCCATATTTGTAGCCGTGGTTACCAACTACTTCACTCAGTGCCAGATGATCCTGTTCTATGTACGGGGCATCGCCTTTAAACTGCAGGAGAAGTCCATAGATCTTAAAACCGCCATGAAG AATATAGTGTCAGTGAAGACAAACCTGAGTATTCTGAACGGACCCATAGCCAGGATGACGGCCCTGGTCTCTGTGATATTTGCAGAGCTCACCATCATAG GAGTGAGCATCCTGGTACTCAACAAGAACGACCACTACAAAGTGTGGGTGTACCGAGCCTTCTACCCTGTGGTGTGGTTCATCATACTGTCTCTGCCTCTCATGCAG GCTGCTAGAGTGAACTCGACGTGCAATCGTTTCCAGAGGATAGCTCTAGAGACTCGAGTGTTTGGCTACAAGAACTGCTCTCTTCTCGAACTTGACTCATTTCTCAACTTTGTCTTCCATGCAAGACTAAGG GCCAAGCTGTTCCATTTTCCAATCCTACCAAAGTATCTGATAGCAATAGTTGTGTTGTCACTGTTtgtgctgctgatactgctacagACTGGAACCATAGGCAAAACCCAACTGTTCTGA
- the LOC127834457 gene encoding uncharacterized protein LOC127834457 isoform X2, with product MGDGIYKYDLLLDVETGLQKTGQCLRDQEEDMPATEGSINSGCDTDAAGIFDDSNLACSPSAIEAHCSMKRSDVETSQEQELQHASNMTSSRSTISNQSNGSMRSAAYRVDIADLSGEESFNLTTTHLKRCKRQVLRPYWRLLMFIGWRGFGREYVNSGSVGWKVLNTVYPMFIVVMLFYTYCYEIVACQWKLNIYKDTQVATTPITTTAGPVHNLTTPGAYPIITIEPAEVIALAENLTRSKEVYPMACEHIITTYVVPNSLHFVAFMMGLVHFRVQENEHLYALMENVFLQASPLHSRSASQQKLIRNMRGFFIVGAAWILITLAMQGLYEWAYDFPKLAFFVKTGPLLHWFLFCIELVGMSIVNSIFVAVVTNYFTQCQMILFYVRGIAFKLQEKSIDLKTAMKNIVSVKTNLSILNGPIARMTALVSVIFAELTIIGVSILVLNKNDHYKVWVYRAFYPVVWFIILSLPLMQAARVNSTCNRFQRIALETRVFGYKNCSLLELDSFLNFVFHARLRAKLFHFPILPKYLIAIVVLSLFVLLILLQTGTIGKTQLF from the exons GAAGACATGCCCGCTACTGAGGGCTCTATCAATAGTGGATGTGACACAGATGCTGCTGGAATCTTCGATGACTCCAATCTGGCATGTTCCCCCAGTGCAATTGAGGCTCATTGCTCCATGAAGCGATCAGACGTTGAGACGAGTCAGGAACAGGAGTTGCAGCATGCAAGTAACATGACCTCGTCCAGGTCAACAATCTCCAACCAATCAAACGGCTCAATGAGGTCTGCCGCATATAGGGTGGAT ATTGCAGACCTTAGTGGTGAGGAGAGTTTCAACCTGACCACAACACACCTGAAGAGGTGCAAGAGACAGGTGTTGCGGCCCTACTGGAGACTGCTCATGTTT ATTGGCTGGCGAGGTTTTGGCCGGGAGTACGTGAACAGTGGCAGTGTAGGGTGGAAGGTTCTCAACACCGTGTATCCAATGTTCATCGTTGTCATGTTGTTCTATACTTACTGCTACGAGATCGTTGCCTGTCAGTGGAAACTCAATATCTACAAGGACACTCAG GTTGCAACAACCCCTATCACAACAACGGCAGGCCCCGTACACAATCTTACGACCCCCGGGGCCTATCCCATCATAACCATAGAGCCAGCGGAGGTCATAGCCCTTGCTGAGAATCTCACGAGATCAAAAGAAGTTTACCCGATGGCTTGTGAACACATCATCACGACTTACGTTGTACCCAACAGTCTCCATTTTGTGGCCTTTATGATGGGACTCGTGCATTTCAGAGTGCAGGAAAATGAGCACCTGTATGCGTTGATGGAAAAT GTGTTTCTGCAAGCCAGTCCTCTTCATTCTAGATCTGCCTCACAGCAAAAACTCATTAGAAACATGAG AGGTTTCTTTATAGTTGGGGCAGCATGGATCTTGATCACACTAGCGATGCAGGGACTCTATGAATGGGCTTATGATTTTCCCAAGCTTGCATTCTTTGTGAAGACAGG GCCGTTGTTACACTGGTTCCTGTTCTGTATTGAGCTGGTAGGGATGTCCATCGTGAACTCCATATTTGTAGCCGTGGTTACCAACTACTTCACTCAGTGCCAGATGATCCTGTTCTATGTACGGGGCATCGCCTTTAAACTGCAGGAGAAGTCCATAGATCTTAAAACCGCCATGAAG AATATAGTGTCAGTGAAGACAAACCTGAGTATTCTGAACGGACCCATAGCCAGGATGACGGCCCTGGTCTCTGTGATATTTGCAGAGCTCACCATCATAG GAGTGAGCATCCTGGTACTCAACAAGAACGACCACTACAAAGTGTGGGTGTACCGAGCCTTCTACCCTGTGGTGTGGTTCATCATACTGTCTCTGCCTCTCATGCAG GCTGCTAGAGTGAACTCGACGTGCAATCGTTTCCAGAGGATAGCTCTAGAGACTCGAGTGTTTGGCTACAAGAACTGCTCTCTTCTCGAACTTGACTCATTTCTCAACTTTGTCTTCCATGCAAGACTAAGG GCCAAGCTGTTCCATTTTCCAATCCTACCAAAGTATCTGATAGCAATAGTTGTGTTGTCACTGTTtgtgctgctgatactgctacagACTGGAACCATAGGCAAAACCCAACTGTTCTGA